A part of Crassostrea angulata isolate pt1a10 chromosome 5, ASM2561291v2, whole genome shotgun sequence genomic DNA contains:
- the LOC128183149 gene encoding uncharacterized protein LOC128183149, with the protein MGMEEEVRCQYLRRVEVRPDLKKITNNLKTEKKKTILKQVFLEKTQCSTWEEAEETYEPYVHMVDDYLDFNINRRCVPTEFVKFCDAAKEHRAMESVDISVDINLTSRTHQDLINHNSIKSLVTSTKRKLEDRVRQILKKIKPDD; encoded by the exons ATGGGGATGGAAGAAGAAGTTCGGTGCCAGTATCTTCGACGAGTTGAGGTACGGCccgacttgaaaaaaattacgAACAATCTCAAAACGGAGAAAAAAAAGACTATTCTGAAACAAGTCTTCTTGGAAAAAACGCAATGTTCCACTTGGGAAGAAGCGGAAGAGACCTACGAGCCATATGTTCACATGGTAGATGATTACCTGG ATTTTAACATCAATAGACGATGCGTTCCTACAGAGTTCGTAAAGTTTTGTGATGCCGCCAAAGAACATCGGGCCATGGAGTCTGTAGATATATCAGTTGACATCAACTTGACATCAAGGACTCACCAGGACTTGATAAACCACAACAGCATCAAGTCCCTTGTAACATCTACTAAAAGAAAACTGGAAGACAGAGTCCGGCAGATCTTGAAGAAAATTAAACCAGATGACTGA